From a single Candidatus Neomarinimicrobiota bacterium genomic region:
- a CDS encoding Na/Pi symporter, translating to MNPELRQKIIKIIIVIITIYLFLLSIKLLGHSFKLFGKEFAEAMLQTTSNPFAGLLIGIVATSLIQSSSTTTAIVVGLVAGGVVNLENAIPIIMGANIGTTVTNTLVSLGHVGRKAEFKRAFAAGIVHDYYNISAVIVLFPIEIKYHIIQKVAIFLNVRFEGVGGMKMFNPLKAILNPVIHFIDGLIVSMPFKEIILLIISIIGMFAALAFLIKMIRSLVVNKIELIINKYLFKNDALGMFWGMMMTFIVQSSSVTTSLIVPLAGAGIVKLKKIFPYTLGANIGTTGTALLAALATGHPVAVTAAFAHLTFNIFGIMIFYPLRFIPIILAEKTSVFVSGSRNKLILFISIYIVLHFIPILFMVF from the coding sequence GTGAATCCGGAACTGCGCCAAAAGATTATTAAAATAATCATTGTAATTATCACGATCTATCTATTCCTGCTTAGTATTAAGTTGCTAGGACATAGTTTTAAGCTTTTCGGTAAAGAGTTTGCCGAAGCAATGCTTCAAACTACTTCAAATCCTTTTGCCGGTCTGCTAATTGGAATTGTTGCCACATCTCTTATTCAAAGTTCATCAACTACAACAGCAATAGTGGTTGGATTGGTTGCAGGTGGAGTGGTAAATCTTGAAAATGCCATACCCATTATTATGGGTGCAAATATTGGCACAACGGTAACGAATACTTTGGTTTCACTTGGCCATGTAGGTCGTAAAGCAGAGTTTAAAAGAGCGTTTGCCGCTGGCATAGTACACGATTACTACAATATTAGTGCTGTAATAGTTTTATTCCCCATCGAAATTAAATATCACATAATTCAAAAAGTCGCTATTTTTCTAAATGTGAGATTTGAGGGTGTTGGCGGGATGAAAATGTTCAACCCCTTAAAGGCTATCTTAAACCCGGTCATTCATTTTATTGACGGGCTGATAGTATCAATGCCTTTTAAAGAAATAATATTATTGATCATTTCAATTATTGGGATGTTTGCAGCACTTGCTTTTTTGATTAAGATGATCAGATCCCTGGTGGTCAATAAAATTGAGCTTATCATAAATAAATATCTCTTTAAGAATGATGCACTGGGAATGTTCTGGGGTATGATGATGACCTTTATAGTACAAAGCAGCTCTGTTACAACATCACTGATAGTCCCCCTGGCCGGAGCAGGAATTGTAAAATTAAAAAAAATATTCCCGTACACACTGGGTGCGAATATCGGAACAACTGGCACAGCCCTATTGGCTGCTTTAGCAACCGGTCATCCAGTAGCCGTCACCGCTGCTTTTGCACATTTAACTTTTAATATTTTTGGAATAATGATCTTCTATCCCCTCAGGTTTATCCCCATAATATTAGCAGAAAAAACCAGTGTTTTTGTATCAGGATCAAGAAATAAATTAATACTATTTATCAGTATATATATTGTTTTACATTTCATACCAATCCTTTTTATGGTATTCTAA
- a CDS encoding PhoU domain-containing protein, producing MWKEIKQLWSMDNLLSEAWIMTYEAINIDAEMFRDAVDTLWGDNVQSVQKLIFKKDKLINKYERDIRRKVVTHISVQGGESIAAGLVLSTVVVDVERIGDYIKNIVDLTEMHPGKFSGGEMENILHEIEVSIKEMFSKAPECIEEGDVDLALEIYSATKAVGRTCDTYIKKLVTGKNDELNCSSVAVFALYFRYLKRINAHLRNMISSVINPYDRIGFKPKKKV from the coding sequence ATGTGGAAAGAGATAAAACAGTTATGGTCCATGGATAATTTATTAAGCGAAGCTTGGATCATGACCTATGAAGCGATCAATATAGATGCAGAAATGTTTCGCGATGCAGTGGATACCCTCTGGGGCGATAATGTACAATCAGTTCAGAAATTGATATTTAAAAAAGATAAACTTATAAATAAATATGAAAGAGACATCAGGCGTAAAGTAGTAACACATATTTCTGTGCAAGGCGGGGAAAGCATTGCGGCTGGACTGGTTCTTTCTACAGTGGTAGTGGATGTTGAACGGATCGGTGACTATATAAAAAATATTGTAGACCTGACCGAAATGCATCCAGGAAAGTTTAGTGGCGGGGAAATGGAAAATATTCTTCACGAAATTGAAGTTTCCATCAAAGAGATGTTTTCCAAGGCGCCGGAATGCATCGAAGAAGGAGATGTAGACCTGGCACTGGAGATTTACTCTGCAACTAAAGCAGTAGGCAGAACCTGTGATACCTATATTAAAAAACTGGTCACTGGAAAAAACGATGAACTGAACTGCTCAAGCGTGGCTGTATTCGCTTTATACTTTAGATATTTAAAAAGGATTAATGCCCACCTGAGAAATATGATATCAAGTGTGATAAATCCTTATGACCGTATTGGATTTAAACCAAAGAAGAAAGTTTGA